One region of Phragmites australis chromosome 18, lpPhrAust1.1, whole genome shotgun sequence genomic DNA includes:
- the LOC133899386 gene encoding uncharacterized protein LOC133899386: MSSVKAHVPVILSNKAANYTCWSTFFEAMVGWFGLLSHIDGSTSANLDDSSWVQADCTVRIWLYCSVHEEVLDVMIELNQTAHDLWTRIHDLFYANQNAHAIYLSHQFHSLMQGDLSVTDYFQCLKTTADALRDVGHQVEDAVNALRGLSPRLKTANDIISFQDPLPSLSKVRSLPLLHELKGASSTGSSNRGHTKGCNKSRGKGGGHRATAPLPVPSTGPWVCNTLWGPQTVTFALAHQRSFNTPGILRP, encoded by the exons ATGTCCTCGGTCAAGGCTCATGTCCCCGTCATCCTCTCCAACAAGGCTGCCAACTACACCTGCTGGTCGAcattcttcgaggcgatggtcGGCTGGTTCGGTCTCCTCTCTCACATCGACGGTTCTACTTCGGCGAACCTCGATGACTCCTCCTGGGTGCAGGCGGACTGCACTGTCCGGATATGGTTGTATTGCTCTGTCCATGAAGAAGTCCTTGACGTCATGATAGAACTGAATCAGACGGCACACGATCTGTGGACTCGCATCCATGATTTGTTCTACGCCAACCAGAACGCCCACGCCATCTACCTCAGCCACCAATTTCACTCATTGATGCAGGGTGATCTGTCTGTCACAGACTACTTTCAGTGTCTAAAAACCACCGCTGATGCACTTCGTGATGTTGGCCACCAGGTTGAGGATGCGGTTAATGCTCTGCGTGGCCTCAGCCCACGCCTCAAGACCGCTAATGACATCATCTCCTTTCAAGATCCACTCCCATCGCTCTCTAAGGTGCGCTCCTTGCCGCTCCTTCACGAACTAAAG GGTGCGTCGTCCACGGGCTCCTCCAACCGCGGCCACACCAAGGGTTGTAACAAGAGTCGCGGCAAGGGCGGTGGCCACCGTGCTACAGCCCCACTGCCGGTCCCTTCCACTGGACCATGGGTGTGCAACACCCTGTGGGGACCACAAACTGTGACATTTGCGCTGGCACATCAACGCTCCTTCAACACTCCTGGCATCCTCAGGCCATGA
- the LOC133899439 gene encoding BTB/POZ domain-containing protein At1g21780-like — protein sequence MSGGLSAPDSRVEVISRLAQWRIDTFGPCSYRRSDPFKLGIWNWYLSVEKSRSIYVRLFPEPGRIAKEQPPLVRFVLRASWAGPPRRSCVSPVLEHLLRTSDDFAWQVDVMSHGRFTVDVEFLDLRIGTNNATELSSSIWPNDGMVQNIASKSTLGCLSRMLTESIHADVTINTTDGVLKAHKAILTACSPVFESMFLHDLKEKESSTININDMCLESCSALLGFIYGTIKQEQFWKHRLSLLAAANKYGISDIKDCCEESLLQDINSTNVLERLHVAWLYQLERLKKGCLTYLFVFGKIYDVKDEIHSFFHHADRELMLEMFQEVLSVWKPI from the exons ATGAGCGGAGGCCTGAGCGCGCCGGACTCCCGCGTGGAGGTCATCTCCCGCCTGGCGCAGTGGCGCATCGACACCTTCGGCCCCTGCTCCTACCGCCGCTCCGACCCCTTCAAGCTCGGCATCTGGAACTG GTACCTGTCGGTGGAGAAGAGCCGGTCCATATACGTGCGGCTCTTCCCGGAACCCGGTCGGATTGCCAAGGAGCAGCCACCGCTCGTGCGCTTCGTGctccgtgcctcctgggccggCCCGCCACGGCGCTCCTGCGTCTCTCCCG TGCTCGAGCATCTTCTCCGAACCAGCGATGACTTTGCCTGGCAAGTTGATGTGATGTCCCATGGGCGTTTTACAGTGGATGTTGAGTTTTTGGACCTGAGGATAGGCACTAACAAT GCTACTGAATTGTCATCATCAATTTGGCCGAATGATGGCATGGTGCAGAACATTGCTAGTAAGAGCACTCTTGGGTGTCTTTCCCGCATGCTCACGGAGTCTATCCATGCTGACGTGACCATCAACACAACAGATGGTGTCCTCAAGGCCCACAAGGCTATCCTCACAGCATGTTCTCCCGTCTTTGAGAGCATGTTCCTGCATGATCTCAAGGAAAAGGAGTCGTCCACGATCAACATCAACGACATGTGCCTCGAATCTTGCTCAGCGTTGCTTGGTTTCATTTACGGGACCATAAAGCAGGAGCAGTTCTGGAAGCACCGCCTTTCACTGCTCGCTGCAGCGAATAAGTATGGCATCAGTGACATCAAGGATTGCTGTGAGGAGAGCCTGCTGCAGGATATAAACTCTACCAACGTCCTTGAGAGGCTTCACGTGGCGTGGCTGTACCAGCTCGAGAGGCTGAAGAAAGGGTGCCTGACCTACTTGTTTGTGTTTGGGAAGATATACGATGTGAAAGATGAGATCCATAGCTTCTTCCACCATGCCGATCGTGAGCTGATGCTGGAGATGTTCCAAGAGGTCCTGAGTGTTTGGAAGCCGATATGA
- the LOC133899387 gene encoding uncharacterized protein LOC133899387: MLAYDASADSLVECLRLGESAIIESMRRFVHSVVDVFGDEYLRSPNDEDTARLLATNERRGFPGMMGSIDCSLNDIDVLHWSHLLDDLAAGEAPKVQYSINGHHYTMGYYLADDIYSEWATFVKPIPSPVGRKQQHFVLQQAAARKDVERAFGVLQSRFPIVKGATRLWDGTPLAPS; the protein is encoded by the exons ATGCTAGCATACGATGCGTCGGCCGATTCTCTAGTTGAGTGCCTCCGCCTAGGGGAGAGCGCCATCATTGAGAGCATGAGACGGTTTGTCCATTCCGTCGTCGATGTGTTCGGCGATGAGTACCTTCGTTCTCCGAATGATGAGGACACTGCTCGTTTGCTTGCTACCAATGAGCGTAGAGGGTTTCCAGGGATGATGGGAAGCATTGATT GTTCGCTAAACGACATTGACGTTCTGCACTGGTCACATCTCCTCGACGACCTTGCTGCAGGCGAGGCCCCAAAGGTACAATACAGCATTAATGGGCATCATTACACCATGGGCTACTACCTTGCAGACGACATATATTCGGAATGGGCCACGTTTGTGAAGCCCATTCCATCGCCAGTTGGTAGGAAGCAGCAACACTTCGTGCTTCAGCAGGCGGCTGCACGCAAGGATGTGGAGCGCGCATTCGGAGTCCTGCAGTCCCGGTTTCCCATAGTCAAGGGGGCAACAAGGTTATGGGATGGGACACCCTTAGCTCCATCGTGA
- the LOC133899226 gene encoding NAC domain-containing protein 30-like: protein MDQQQAPCVPPGFRFHPTEEELVGYYLARKVASQKIDLDIIREVDLYRIEPWDLQERCSHYGAGARGQEEEPTEYYFFSYKDRKYPSGTRTNRATAAGFWKATGRDKPVLSSSLRSSSISVIGMRKTLVFYRGRAPNGRKTDWIIHEYRLQSNDHETAQEEGWVVCRAFQKPMPNQQQQRHSCYAGSYPIPGYANMPSYYYDGPNAHARLMNIAAASATNDHSFAESKLQVQLISDMPPLQSPAVDGGQSYDQAAAEESSAVDWNLLSSLLPCTQLNFHQPPASPSCSKNNDI, encoded by the exons ATGGATCAGCAGCAGGCACCATGCGTACCGCCAGGGTTCAGGTTCCAccccacggaggaggagctggtGGGGTACTACCTCGCCAGGAAGGTGGCCTCCCAGAAGATCGACCTCGACATCATCCGCGAGGTCGATCTCTACAGAATCGAGCCATGGGATCTCCAAG AGAGGTGCAGCCATTACGGTGCCGGTGCCagggggcaggaggaggagccgacGGAGTATTACTTCTTCAGCTACAAGGACCGCAAGTACCCCAGTGGCACGCGTACCAATCGTGCCACCGCCGCTGGCTTTTGGAAGGCCACCGGCAGGGACAAGCCAGtcctctcttcttccttgaGGTCGAGCTCCATCAGTGTCATCGGGATGAGGAAGACGCTCGTCTTCTACCGTGGCCGCGCGCCCAACGGCAGGAAGACCGACTGGATCATCCACGAGTACCGACTCCAATCCAACGATCACGAGACCGCGCAG GAGGAAGGATGGGTGGTGTGCCGCGCGTTCCAGAAGCCGATGCCcaaccagcagcagcagagacACAGCTGCTACGCCGGCAGCTATCCCATTCCCGGCTACGCCAACATGCCCAGCTACTACTACGACGGCCCCAACGCACATGCACGTCTAATGAACATTGCAGCAGCCTCGGCGACGAACGATCACAGCTTCGCAGAGTCCAAGTTGCAGGTGCAGCTCATCTCCGACATGCCGCCGCTCCAGAGCCCAGCCGTCGACGGCGGCCAGAGCTATGATCAAGCCGCCGCTGAGGAATCGTCGGCAGTCGATTGGAACCTGTTGAGCAGCCTGCTGCCATGTACGCAGCTTAATTTCCATCAGCCTCCGGCTTCTCCTTCATGCTCCAAGAACAATGACATCTGA